A single window of Drosophila suzukii chromosome 3, CBGP_Dsuzu_IsoJpt1.0, whole genome shotgun sequence DNA harbors:
- the Obp83b gene encoding pheromone-binding protein-related protein 6: MIQYLALLVFLFGCAAAQEPRRDAEWPPPTILKLAKHYHDICAPKTGVTDEAIKEFSDGQIHEDEALKCYMNCLFHEFEVVDDKGDVHMEKLFNAIPGEKLRNILMEASKGCMHPDGDTLCHKAWWFHQCWKKADPVHYFLV; encoded by the exons ATGATCCAATACCTGGCCCTGCTGGTATTTCTCTTCGGCTGTGCCGCTGCCCAGGAGCCACGGCGCGATGCTGAG TGGCCTCCGCCAACGATTCTCAAATTGGCAAAGCACTACCATGACATATGTGCACCCAAAACAGGCGTAACCGATG AGGCCATTAAGGAGTTCAGCGATGGCCAAATACACGAGGACGAGGCCCTTAAATGCTACATGAACTGCCTCTTCCACGAGTTCGAGGTGGTCGACGACAAAGGTGATGTCCACATGGAGAAGCTGTTCAACGCGATACCAGGAGAAAAGCTGAGGAACATATTGATGGAGGCCTCCAAGGGATGCATGCATCCTGATGGCGACACTCTGTGCCACAAGGCCTGGTGGTTCCATCAGTGCTGGAAGAAGGCTGATCCTGTCCACTACTTCTTGGTCTAA
- the Rm62 gene encoding ATP-dependent RNA helicase p62 isoform X2 — MRAKAPHDRDFGHSGRGGRGGDRGGDDRRGGGGGGGNRFGGGGGGGDYHGVRNGRIEKRRDDRGGGNRFGGGGGGGFGGDRRGGGGGSQDLPMRPVDFSNLAPFKKNFYQEHPSVAGRSPYEVQRYRDEQEITVRGQAQNPIQDFSEVYLPDYVMKEIRRQGYKAPTAIQAQGWPIAMSGSNFVGIAKTGSGKTLGYILPAIVHINNQQPLQRGDGPIALVLAPTRELAQQIQQVATEFGSASYVRNTCVFGGAPKGGQMRDLQRGCEIVIATPGRLIDFLSAGSTNLKRCTYLVLDEADRMLDMGFEPQIRKIVSQIRPDRQTLMWSATWPKEVKQLAEDFLGNYIQINIGSLELSANHNIRQVVDVCDEFSKEEKLKTLLSDIYDTSESPGKIIIFVETKRRVDNLVRFIRSFGVRCGAIHGDKSQSERDFVLREFRSGKSNILVATDVAARGLDVDGIKYVINFDYPQNSEDYIHRIGRTGRSNTKGTSFAFFTKNNAKQAKALVDVLREANQEINPALENMARNSRYDGGGGRSRYGGGGGGGGGRFGGGGFKKGSLSNGRGFGGGGGGGGGGGEGRHSRFD; from the exons GGCACCACACGATCGCGACTTTGGTCACAGTGGACGTGGCGGTCGCGGAGGCGATCGCGGCGGCGATGACCGTCGTGGAGGAGGCGGCGGTGGCGGCAATCGCTTCGGTGGCGGAGGCGGTGGTGGTGACTACCATGGCGTAAGGAACGGTCGCATCGAGAAGCGCCGCGATGACCGCGGAGGCGGCAATCGTTTCggaggcggcggcggtggcggATTCGGAGGCGATCGCCGTGGAGGAGGTGGCGGAAGCCAGGATCTCCCCATGCGCCCGGTCGATTTCTCCAACCTGGCTCCCTTCAAGAAGAACTTCTACCAGGAGCACCCCAGCGTGGCCGGACGTTCCCCCTACGAGGTCCAGCGGTATCGCGACGAACAGGAGATCACAGTGCGTGGACAGGCGCAGAATCCCATCCAGGACTTCTCAGAGGTCTATCTGCCCGACTACGTCATGAAAGAGATCCGCAGACAGGGCTACAAGGCGCCCACCGCCATCCAGGCTCAGGGCTGGCCCATTGCCATGAGTGGCTCGAACTTCGTGGGTATTGCCAAGACAGGATCCGGCAAGACCCTGGGCTACATTCTGCCCGCCATTGTCCACATTAACAACCAACAGCCGCTGCAGAGGGGCGATGGACCCATCGCTCTCGTGCTGGCCCCCACCAGGGAGCTGGCCCAACAGATCCAGCAGGTGGCCACCGAATTCGGTTCCGCCTCGTATGTGCGCAACACCTGCGTCTTCGGCGGCGCCCCGAAGGGCGGCCAAATGCGGGATCTGCAGCGCGGCTGCGAGATCGTCATTGCCACTCCCGGACGTCTCATTGATTTCCTATCCGCCGGATCTACTAACCTGAAGCGTTGCACCTACCTTGTGCTGGACGAGGCCGACCGCATGTTGGACATGGGTTTCGAGCCCCAGATCAGAAAGATCGTCTCGCAGATCAGGCCCGATCGGCAGACGCTCATGTGGAGCGCCACCTGGCCCAAGGAGGTTAAGCAACTGGCCGAGGACTTTTTGGGCAACTACATCCAGATCAACATTGGATCGCTGGAGCTGTCCGCGAACCACAACATCCGCCAGGTGGTGGACGTTTGTGACGAGTTCAGCAAGGAGGAGAA ATTGAAGACCCTCCTGTCCGACATCTATGACACCAGCGAGAGCCCCGGCAAGATCATCATTTTCGTGGAGACGAAGCGGCGCGTGGACAACTTAGTGCGCTTCATCCGCAGCTTCGGCGTCCGCTGTGGAGCGATTCACGGCGACAAGTCGCAATCGGAGCGAGACTTTGTCCTGCGCGAGTTCCGCTCGGGCAAGTCCAACATCCTGGTGGCCACAGATGTGGCAGCCCGTGGACTGG ACGTGGACGGCATCAAGTATGTCATCAACTTTGACTACCCGCAAAACAGCGAGGACTACATCCATCGCATCGGTCGGACAGGACGATCCAACACAAAGGGCACCTCCTTTGCCTTCTTCACCAAGAACAATGCCAAGCAAGCCAAGGCGCTGGTCGACGTCCTCAGAGAGGCTAATCAG GAAATCAATCCTGCCCTGGAAAATATGGCCCGCAACTCGCGCTACGACGGTGGCGGCGGACGCTCCCGCTACGGAGGCGGTGGCGGTGGAGGCGGCGGTCGCTTCGGCGGCGGCGGCTTCAAGAAGGGCAGCCTGAGCAACGGACGAGGCTTCGgaggaggcggcggcggcggcggtggcggCGGCGAGGGCAGACACTCGCGCTTCGACTAG